Proteins encoded by one window of Amaranthus tricolor cultivar Red isolate AtriRed21 chromosome 4, ASM2621246v1, whole genome shotgun sequence:
- the LOC130810358 gene encoding uncharacterized protein LOC130810358, with amino-acid sequence MAQYRQQSGFHNHLDYVTTSGNSIISNNHHYSNGITGTGSGISDHVSVGIRAASHKQSRHYRRLGHSKRGISICTIFSFLCFVLAASAFAYVFLSRDHSPEINTRDTQDDALDDFLSNVTRIKPKVKFGHGSVAHGRDSRYWDGDDRRRDEDYNEDVYKNRVDTDVESVKSHVSSKGKSPTKKFKSHVIKGTDHNGLYNEAGRNELKMYEEKYEASLKNVGHAGAETEDSNHVSKEGDSDVENEDIDVDDEYDDSIDSHDAHLDDYDGNRHEIDSKMKLPKSHSDHSASGLGKGHDSHVDYDSLDDSSSKQQSSKTKQASSADARSNTSSGKPPKKRRRRRKFSSSSCEMKLLNSTAQLVEPLESRKFARFSLSYTEREEKPDGVDNWEPRFAGHQSLREREDSFLARDQKVNCGFIKGPSVYSSTGFDLAEDDSRYISKCHIAVVSCIFGNSDRLRSPFIKAISRLSRKNVCFVMFMDEKTLQTLTMEGHIPDRMGFIGLWKVVVVKNLPYTDMRRVGKIPKLLSHRLFPSARYSIWLDSKLRLQSDPLLLLEHFLWRKGHEYAISNHYDRHCVWEEVERNKKLNKYNHTMIDQQFQFYQADGLKRFNASDPGKLLPSNVPEGSLIIRAHTPMSNLFSCLWFNEVDRFTPRDQLSFAYTYQKLNKKNPGKTFYIHMFKDCERRQIAKLFHHRSEEKRRIPQDATE; translated from the exons ATGGCTCAGTACAGACAACAATCAGGGTTTCATAACCATCTTGATTACGTTACTACAAGTGGAAATAGTATTATTAGTAATAATCATCATTATAGTAACGGCATTACTGGTACTGGTTCTGGAATTTCCGATCATGTTAGTGTTGGAATTCGTGCGGCGTCGCATAAACAATCGCGTCATTACCGTAGATTAGGTCATTCCAAACGCGGGATCTCGATTTGTACTATTTTCTCTTTCCTTTGTTTTGTTCTTGCTGCTTCCGCTTTTGCTTATGTCTTCCTTTCTCGAGATCATTCTCCAG AGATAAATACAAGAGATACCCAAGATGATGCCTTAGATGATTTTCTGTCAAATGTGACAAGGATTAAACCCAAAGTGAAGTTTGGCCATGGGTCTGTTGCTCATGGACGAGATTCAAGGTATTGGGATGGGGATGATAGGAGAAGGGATGAAGATTACAATGAGGATGTGTATAAAAATAGGGTAGATACTGATGTCGAGTCTGTGAAAAGTCATGTATCCAGTAAGGGAAAATCTCCAACTAAGAAATTCAAGAGTCATGTAATTAAAGGCACAGATCATAATGGTTTATACAATGAAGCTGGTCGTAATGAATTAAAAATGTATGAGGAAAAATATGAAGCTTCTTTGAAGAATGTCGGCCATGCTGGTGCGGAAACTGAGGATAGCAATCATGTTTCGAAAGAGGGTGATTCTGATGTGGAGAATGAAGATATTGATGTGGATGATGAATATGATGATTCCATCGATTCACATGACGCTCATCTTGATGACTATGATGGTAATAGACATGAAATTGATTCTAAAATGAAACTACCCAAGTCTCACTCTGATCATAGTGCAAGTGGTCTCGGTAAAGGCCATGATTCCCACGTGGATTATGACTCATTAGATGATAGTTCTTCCAAACAGCAGAGTTCTAAGACTAAGCAAGCCAGTTCTGCTGATGCACGGTCAAATACTAGCTCCGGAAAGCCTCCTAAAAAACGTAGGAGACGTCGGAAGTTCTCAT CCTCAAGTTGTGAAATGAAATTGCTGAATTCTACCGCACAGCTTGTAGAACCCCTTGAAAGTAGAAAATTTGCAAGATTTTCGCTTTCGTATACAGAAAGAGAGGAGAAACCTGATGGGGTAGATAACTGGGAGCCAAGGTTTGCTGGGCATCAAAGCTTAAGAGAAAGGGAAGACTCGTTTCTTGCTCGTGATCAAAAGGTTAACTGTGGCTTTATTAAGGGTCCCAGCGTTTATTCAAGTACAGGATTTGACTTGGCTGAGGATGATTCCAGATACATCAGTAAATGTCACATTGCAGTTGTTTCTTGCATCTTTGGAAATTCTGATCGTCTGAGATCTCCCTTCATTAAAGCG atCAGTCGGTTGTCTAGGAAAAATGTTTGCTTTGTGATGTTTATGGATGAAAAGACCCTGCAAACTCTTACTATGGAAGGCCATATACCCGATAGAATGGGTTTCATTGGTTTGTGGAAGGTTGTTGTGGTGAAAAATCTTCCTTATACAGACATGAGAAGGGTGGGGAAAATACCAAAACTTCTGTCTCATCGACTCTTTCCTTCAGCGAG GTATTCTATCTGGTTGGATAGCAAATTGCGTCTTCAAAGTGACCCTTTGTTGTTATTGGAGCACTTCTTATGGAGAAAGGGTCATGAGTATGCAATTTCAAATCACTATGATCGCCATTGCGTTTGGGAAGAGGTTGAGCGGAATAAGAAGCTTAATAAATACAACCACACCATGATCGATCAGCAATTCCAATTTTATCAGGCTGATGGGCTGAAGAGATTCAATGCCTCCGATCCTGGAAAGTTGCTTCCGAGCA ACGTACCAGAAGGGTCTTTGATAATAAGGGCACACACGCCAATGTCAAATCTGTTTTCTTGTCTCTGGTTCAATGAGGTGGATCGTTTTACCCCTAGGGATCAGTTGAGCTTTGCATATACGTACCAgaagttaaataaaaaaaatcccgGCAAAACATTTTATATCCACATGTTTAAG GATTGTGAGAGGAGGCAGATCGCCAAATTGTTCCACCACAGGTCCGAGGAAAAGCGTCGGATTCCCCAGGATGCTACGGAGTAG